Proteins from a single region of Streptomyces spinoverrucosus:
- a CDS encoding copper chaperone PCu(A)C, which produces MITSLWRPTRRRLTDTLIAAAAPVAASSLALGALTTWVNTGNAGSPPRVEVVDGRVWLPYGDTRATSAYFRIINSGGADDRLLKVTSAAVAGTPELSRHRMLDGNAATGEEVSSIPAPAGDTLSMSPDSFNVTVLAKSGWEIGDEVPFTLHFEHEGRIRVSALVLRPGTDAS; this is translated from the coding sequence ATGATCACGTCCCTGTGGCGTCCCACCCGCCGCCGTCTGACCGACACCCTGATCGCCGCGGCCGCGCCCGTCGCCGCCTCCAGCCTCGCCCTCGGCGCCCTGACCACCTGGGTGAACACCGGCAACGCGGGCAGCCCGCCGCGCGTCGAGGTCGTCGACGGCCGGGTCTGGCTGCCGTACGGCGACACCCGAGCCACCTCGGCGTACTTCCGCATCATCAACTCCGGGGGCGCGGACGACCGGTTGCTGAAGGTGACGTCCGCCGCGGTCGCCGGCACTCCCGAGCTCAGCCGTCACCGCATGCTCGACGGAAACGCCGCGACCGGTGAGGAGGTCTCCTCGATCCCGGCCCCGGCCGGGGACACGCTGTCCATGTCCCCGGACAGCTTCAACGTGACAGTGCTCGCGAAATCGGGCTGGGAGATCGGCGACGAGGTCCCGTTCACGCTGCACTTCGAGCACGAGGGTCGGATCAGGGTGTCGGCGTTGGTGCTCCGGCCGGGCACGGACGCCTCCTGA
- a CDS encoding heavy metal translocating P-type ATPase, whose protein sequence is MATEPAPPMTITDLTVGGMTCAACVRRVEKKLAKLDSVSATVNLATGRARVSHPAHVRPAELVTAVEQAGYTAALPEPPRKKPERQDRGDEPEDARQERERLLITALLAVPVLVLSMVPAWQFRNWQWLCFVLSAPVAVWSAWPFHIRAARGLRHSTATMDTLVSLGVVASFGWSAYALFLGGAGEPGMTMPFSLLPEASDGMAHVYLEAAVGVPLFVLAGRFLEARARHGTGAALRSLAHLAAKEVSIREGDAERLVAIDELTVGQVFVVRPGERVATDGEVVEGNSAVDLSLVTGESDPVEVGSGSAVVGGAVNAGGLLLVRAAAVGADTQLARITRLVTEAQAGKAKAQRLADAVAGVFVPVVLSLAVTVLGFWLGAGADAQAAVTACVAVLVVACPCALGLATPTALMAATGRGAQLGVLVKGPQALEGLQHLDAVVLDKTGTLTSGHMSVARVTAVPGGLGRDEVLRLAGAVEQGSEHPLGRAIVSYANRAQSGTRLPAVSDFAATAGKGVQGRVEGRLVEVVAPDCELPADLADALPVAEAAAHTPVLVRIDGAAEALIEVGDVLRPGSYRAVDRLRRLGVRPVLATGDREASARAVAAALGIDEVHARCTPEDKADLVRELREQGYRVAVVGDGVNDAAALAGADLGIAMGGGTDAAIGAADVTLVRGDIEALADAVRLARRTLGTIRANLLWAFGYNVVTVPLAMVGLLNPMVAAAAMSVSSVLVVGNSLRLRAWQPAPARQRTLTTTGSDAR, encoded by the coding sequence ATGGCCACCGAACCCGCACCCCCCATGACGATCACCGACCTGACCGTCGGTGGGATGACCTGTGCGGCCTGCGTTCGGCGGGTGGAGAAGAAGCTCGCCAAGCTGGACAGCGTCTCGGCGACGGTCAATCTGGCCACCGGGCGCGCCCGCGTCAGCCACCCGGCGCACGTCCGCCCGGCAGAACTGGTAACGGCCGTCGAGCAGGCCGGCTACACGGCCGCGCTGCCCGAGCCGCCGAGGAAGAAGCCGGAACGCCAGGACCGCGGCGACGAGCCCGAGGACGCCCGTCAGGAACGCGAACGCCTGCTGATCACCGCACTGCTCGCGGTCCCGGTGCTCGTGCTGTCTATGGTGCCCGCCTGGCAGTTCCGCAACTGGCAGTGGTTGTGCTTTGTGCTGTCCGCGCCGGTCGCCGTGTGGAGCGCGTGGCCGTTCCACATCCGGGCGGCGCGCGGGCTGCGGCACTCGACGGCGACCATGGACACCCTCGTCTCGCTGGGCGTGGTGGCCTCCTTCGGCTGGTCGGCGTACGCCCTGTTTCTGGGCGGGGCGGGCGAGCCGGGCATGACGATGCCGTTCAGCCTGCTGCCCGAAGCGTCGGACGGCATGGCGCACGTGTACCTGGAAGCGGCCGTCGGTGTCCCGCTGTTCGTGCTCGCGGGCCGTTTCCTGGAGGCGCGGGCCCGGCACGGCACTGGTGCCGCCTTGCGCTCGCTGGCGCACCTCGCCGCCAAGGAGGTGTCCATCCGGGAGGGCGACGCTGAACGGCTCGTCGCCATCGATGAGTTGACGGTCGGGCAGGTCTTCGTCGTACGGCCCGGGGAACGGGTCGCCACCGACGGGGAGGTGGTGGAGGGCAACTCCGCCGTGGATCTGTCGCTCGTCACCGGGGAGAGCGACCCGGTCGAGGTCGGCTCCGGCTCGGCGGTGGTGGGCGGTGCCGTCAACGCGGGCGGGCTGCTGCTGGTGCGGGCCGCGGCTGTCGGCGCCGACACGCAACTGGCCCGGATCACCCGGTTGGTGACGGAGGCGCAGGCTGGGAAAGCGAAGGCGCAGCGGCTGGCAGACGCGGTCGCGGGCGTGTTCGTGCCGGTGGTGCTGTCGCTGGCGGTGACCGTGCTCGGGTTCTGGCTCGGTGCCGGGGCCGACGCGCAGGCAGCGGTCACCGCGTGCGTGGCCGTGCTGGTGGTGGCCTGCCCGTGTGCCCTGGGCCTGGCGACCCCGACGGCGCTGATGGCCGCGACCGGGCGCGGCGCGCAGCTGGGCGTCCTGGTCAAGGGCCCGCAGGCGTTGGAGGGGTTGCAGCACCTGGACGCCGTCGTGCTGGACAAGACCGGCACCCTGACCTCCGGGCACATGAGCGTCGCCCGGGTGACCGCGGTGCCCGGCGGGCTGGGCCGCGACGAGGTACTGCGGCTGGCCGGGGCGGTGGAGCAGGGCTCGGAGCATCCGCTGGGCCGGGCGATCGTCTCGTACGCGAACCGGGCTCAGTCCGGGACGCGGCTGCCGGCCGTGAGTGACTTCGCGGCGACGGCGGGCAAGGGCGTGCAGGGCCGCGTCGAGGGTCGGCTGGTGGAAGTCGTCGCCCCCGACTGCGAGTTGCCCGCCGACCTGGCAGACGCGCTGCCCGTGGCGGAGGCCGCCGCGCACACGCCCGTGCTGGTCCGGATCGACGGCGCGGCCGAGGCCCTGATCGAGGTCGGGGACGTTCTACGGCCCGGCAGTTACCGTGCCGTGGACCGGCTCCGGCGCCTGGGCGTACGCCCTGTCCTCGCGACCGGTGACCGTGAGGCGTCCGCGCGGGCCGTCGCGGCCGCGCTGGGCATCGACGAGGTGCACGCGCGCTGCACCCCCGAGGACAAGGCCGACCTCGTACGCGAGTTGCGGGAGCAGGGCTACCGGGTCGCGGTCGTCGGGGACGGCGTCAACGACGCGGCCGCGCTGGCCGGGGCGGACCTGGGCATCGCCATGGGCGGTGGCACGGACGCGGCGATCGGCGCCGCCGACGTGACCCTCGTACGCGGTGACATCGAAGCCCTGGCGGACGCGGTACGGCTGGCCCGCCGCACTCTCGGCACCATCCGCGCCAACCTCCTGTGGGCCTTCGGCTACAACGTCGTGACCGTGCCGCTCGCCATGGTGGGCCTGCTCAACCCGATGGTCGCCGCCGCGGCCATGTCGGTCAGCTCGGTGCTCGTGGTCGGCAACAGCCTGCGGCTGCGCGCCTGGCAACCGGCGCCCGCCCGGCAGCGCACCCTGACGACGACCGGGAGCGACGCCCGATGA